From the genome of Triticum aestivum cultivar Chinese Spring chromosome 3B, IWGSC CS RefSeq v2.1, whole genome shotgun sequence, one region includes:
- the LOC123066694 gene encoding uncharacterized protein isoform X1, protein MAMAEAESNGFEFLSDPVDRFPLMDLSGGNCMPSNEAIEALICAPSDSSMGDAGDRALTMEADLNSTCDDVPLSAPPSEPSTGKDDPQGTWLDREKDSVTLHRAHHGKSTEVRRSKETIATDWFLLCRS, encoded by the exons ATGGCGATGGCGGAGGCGGAAAGCAATGGCTTCGAGTTCCTGTCGGATCCGGTCGACAG GTTTCCGCTGATGGATCTATCCGGCGGCAACTGCATGCCCTCCAACGAAGCCATTGAAGCTCTGATCTGCGCCCCGTCCGATTCCAGTATGGGCGACGCTGGGGACAGAGCGCTGACAATGGAGGCGGATTTGAACAGTACTTGCGATGATGTGCCCCTGTCAGCGCCACCTTCAGAGCCGTCAACAGGGAAAGACGATCCTCAAGGCACCTGGCTGGACAGAGAG AAGGACTCCGTTACCCTTCACAGAGCACATCATGGAAAGAGCACAGAAGTACGTAG GTCAAAAGAGACGATTGCGACAGATTGGTTCCTTTTATGTAGATCATAA
- the LOC123066694 gene encoding uncharacterized protein isoform X2 — MAMAEAESNGFEFLSDPVDRFPLMDLSGGNCMPSNEAIEALICAPSDSSMGDAGDRALTMEADLNSTCDDVPLSAPPSEPSTGKDDPQGTWLDREKDSVTLHRAHHGKSTEVKRDDCDRLVPFM; from the exons ATGGCGATGGCGGAGGCGGAAAGCAATGGCTTCGAGTTCCTGTCGGATCCGGTCGACAG GTTTCCGCTGATGGATCTATCCGGCGGCAACTGCATGCCCTCCAACGAAGCCATTGAAGCTCTGATCTGCGCCCCGTCCGATTCCAGTATGGGCGACGCTGGGGACAGAGCGCTGACAATGGAGGCGGATTTGAACAGTACTTGCGATGATGTGCCCCTGTCAGCGCCACCTTCAGAGCCGTCAACAGGGAAAGACGATCCTCAAGGCACCTGGCTGGACAGAGAG AAGGACTCCGTTACCCTTCACAGAGCACATCATGGAAAGAGCACAGAA GTCAAAAGAGACGATTGCGACAGATTGGTTCCTTTTATGTAG
- the LOC123066694 gene encoding uncharacterized protein isoform X3, producing the protein MAMAEAESNGFEFLSDPVDRFPLMDLSGGNCMPSNEAIEALICAPSDSSMGDAGDRALTMEADLNSTCDDVPLSAPPSEPSTGKDDPQGTWLDREVKRDDCDRLVPFM; encoded by the exons ATGGCGATGGCGGAGGCGGAAAGCAATGGCTTCGAGTTCCTGTCGGATCCGGTCGACAG GTTTCCGCTGATGGATCTATCCGGCGGCAACTGCATGCCCTCCAACGAAGCCATTGAAGCTCTGATCTGCGCCCCGTCCGATTCCAGTATGGGCGACGCTGGGGACAGAGCGCTGACAATGGAGGCGGATTTGAACAGTACTTGCGATGATGTGCCCCTGTCAGCGCCACCTTCAGAGCCGTCAACAGGGAAAGACGATCCTCAAGGCACCTGGCTGGACAGAGAG GTCAAAAGAGACGATTGCGACAGATTGGTTCCTTTTATGTAG